Proteins encoded together in one Methanomassiliicoccales archaeon window:
- a CDS encoding DUF5591 domain-containing protein, whose translation MLEVLGRAGVGRNARWTASSFKTLTPNVVYTGELTKPWPSGYDLLLTDKGDAHSIHAIEGPDNEDILVPHGFYPPLSQTRGGRFDFGGLKGAGATMVRGGPSSIAEQVKASDSEIVVLGNAFEYRRDARQFAAAMVALRGGAGHRRLVFAPGIMDVSNLALLTYMGVDLTDTSLLQYRSSRMEVSTAEGTVSAKDSKWVGATTPGEAFRLSLENVAKELQLVRHMIDKQRLRELVEMRIHTSPWLVSALRIFDENHYGFQEKYFPVIGPRFYCNAKESLTRPDILRYRKRIMERYVRPADKKVLLLIPCSAKKPYSSSKSHQAFKRVLTSLSNFDVVHEVIITSPLGAVPRELELFYPAAQYDIPVTGHWDREEVAMVQEMVKRIVSFGYEHVICHLGDESEFVLPVLDEYIDTTKTASCTSKDALDNLYAVLQKYCAEYPRVPRGVDRANSMRSSAIFQFGEAGAALTEGCEVSGSYPYSRFMQNRVQMGMLTPDRGMISLTIDGAERIAASGKFLVNMKDFEMTGNLFAVGVESADPDIRIGDEAIVMRKGKVEAVGVAMMNGEEMADSAKGEAVRIRHKRKSA comes from the coding sequence ATGCTCGAGGTGCTGGGCCGTGCCGGTGTCGGACGAAATGCAAGGTGGACCGCGTCATCGTTCAAGACGCTCACTCCCAACGTTGTCTACACCGGGGAATTGACCAAGCCGTGGCCCAGTGGGTATGACCTCTTATTAACGGACAAAGGGGACGCTCACAGTATTCATGCCATAGAAGGGCCTGACAACGAAGATATCCTCGTCCCCCACGGTTTTTATCCGCCATTGTCCCAAACGAGAGGCGGCCGGTTCGACTTCGGCGGTCTCAAGGGGGCAGGAGCCACGATGGTCCGAGGGGGCCCGTCGTCCATCGCCGAGCAGGTCAAGGCATCCGATTCGGAGATCGTCGTCCTGGGTAATGCGTTCGAGTACCGAAGGGATGCAAGGCAGTTCGCCGCAGCGATGGTGGCTTTGAGAGGAGGGGCGGGACACAGGCGTCTGGTCTTTGCGCCCGGCATCATGGACGTGAGCAACCTGGCCCTCCTGACCTACATGGGAGTGGACCTCACCGACACATCCCTGCTTCAGTATCGTTCCTCCAGGATGGAGGTCAGCACGGCCGAGGGAACCGTATCCGCCAAGGACTCCAAGTGGGTCGGGGCGACGACGCCAGGTGAGGCGTTCAGACTGAGCCTGGAGAATGTGGCCAAGGAGCTGCAGCTGGTCCGTCATATGATCGATAAACAACGCCTCAGGGAACTGGTGGAGATGCGTATCCATACCTCTCCCTGGCTGGTCTCGGCCTTGCGCATCTTCGACGAGAACCACTATGGTTTCCAGGAGAAGTATTTCCCGGTCATCGGTCCCCGCTTCTACTGCAATGCCAAGGAATCTTTGACCCGGCCAGATATATTGAGGTATCGGAAGCGGATCATGGAACGGTATGTCCGGCCGGCGGACAAGAAGGTCCTTCTTCTCATACCGTGCTCGGCCAAGAAGCCCTATTCCTCTTCGAAGAGCCATCAGGCATTCAAGCGCGTTCTCACCTCCTTGAGCAACTTCGACGTGGTCCACGAGGTCATCATAACCTCGCCGTTGGGTGCCGTGCCCCGGGAGCTGGAACTGTTCTATCCGGCCGCCCAGTACGACATCCCGGTCACTGGCCACTGGGACCGGGAGGAGGTGGCCATGGTGCAGGAGATGGTGAAGCGCATCGTCTCCTTCGGCTACGAACATGTGATCTGCCATCTGGGCGATGAAAGCGAGTTCGTGCTCCCGGTGCTGGACGAGTACATCGACACCACGAAGACGGCAAGCTGCACTTCGAAGGACGCGCTGGACAACCTTTACGCGGTGCTGCAGAAGTACTGTGCCGAATATCCTCGCGTTCCCCGGGGGGTGGATCGAGCCAATTCTATGCGTTCATCTGCGATCTTCCAGTTCGGAGAGGCGGGCGCGGCGCTCACCGAGGGTTGCGAGGTATCTGGCAGCTATCCCTACTCGCGGTTCATGCAGAACCGGGTCCAGATGGGCATGCTGACCCCGGACCGAGGAATGATCTCTCTTACCATCGATGGGGCGGAAAGGATCGCCGCATCGGGCAAGTTCCTGGTCAACATGAAGGACTTCGAGATGACCGGGAACCTGTTCGCGGTCGGTGTCGAGAGTGCCGATCCAGATATACGGATCGGCGATGAAGCCATCGTCATGAGGAAGGGAAAGGTCGAGGCGGTCGGCGTGGCCATGATGAACGGGGAGGAGATGGCGGACAGCGCCAAGGGTGAGGCGGTGCGGATCAGGCACAAGAGGAAATCCGCTTAG
- a CDS encoding DsrH/TusB family sulfur metabolism protein, translating into MASILFLLFKSPHEFGTSLDMIDKIAGDEERAAILFEDAAYYAVDQKNGARLLRSAKEVFVMCDDLQAKGFGGKAMSGFKEIGYPEAVELIMERFDKTITL; encoded by the coding sequence TTGGCCTCCATACTATTCCTGCTGTTCAAGTCACCGCACGAGTTCGGCACATCGCTGGACATGATCGACAAGATCGCTGGCGATGAGGAGAGGGCGGCAATCCTGTTCGAGGACGCCGCCTACTATGCCGTGGACCAAAAGAATGGTGCAAGGCTGCTAAGGTCCGCAAAGGAGGTCTTCGTCATGTGCGATGACCTGCAGGCCAAGGGCTTCGGCGGAAAGGCCATGTCGGGGTTCAAGGAGATCGGATATCCAGAGGCGGTCGAGCTGATCATGGAACGGTTCGACAAGACCATCACTTTGTAG
- a CDS encoding sulfurtransferase TusA family protein, translated as MQKDETLDCKGLMCPMPIVKLAKKMKELPVGKVLEMISDDIGSKEDVPAWCKRTNNELVEMKEDKGVFYYYIKRLA; from the coding sequence ATGCAGAAAGATGAAACATTGGACTGCAAGGGCCTGATGTGCCCGATGCCGATAGTCAAGCTGGCCAAGAAGATGAAAGAGCTCCCGGTGGGAAAGGTCCTGGAGATGATATCGGATGACATAGGCTCCAAGGAGGATGTCCCTGCCTGGTGCAAGAGGACGAACAACGAGCTTGTGGAGATGAAGGAGGACAAAGGGGTCTTCTATTACTACATCAAGAGGCTGGCATGA
- a CDS encoding DsrE family protein, with the protein MKTLTIQIRTGTMMNMDTNVAMKLAAAAMDKGYGVRIFGYGEGVWLIKKGQEPKRFPNVGNEASALVEKGMEIAVCNTCCAARGLNRGEEIPGGKQGSLANDLTRFVAESDRMVTIAR; encoded by the coding sequence ATGAAGACATTGACAATCCAGATAAGGACGGGCACCATGATGAACATGGACACGAACGTCGCCATGAAGTTGGCGGCCGCGGCCATGGACAAGGGATATGGTGTCCGTATCTTCGGCTACGGCGAAGGCGTTTGGCTGATCAAGAAGGGGCAGGAACCGAAGCGCTTCCCCAACGTGGGGAATGAGGCATCGGCACTGGTCGAGAAGGGCATGGAGATCGCCGTGTGCAACACCTGCTGTGCGGCACGCGGGCTGAACCGGGGAGAGGAGATCCCCGGAGGAAAGCAGGGAAGTCTTGCGAACGACCTGACCAGGTTCGTGGCGGAGAGCGACCGCATGGTCACCATTGCGAGGTGA
- a CDS encoding DsrE family protein, with product MAQSVLVLITKAPYGYEEGFAGARLALSQLAGGLITKCNVLLVGDGTLNAVSGQKPEALKMPSNADSLGDLLDFEAKVYCVKEDLKERVGDVPILESVTAIDWQEARKIIADHDMVTTF from the coding sequence ATGGCACAGAGCGTACTGGTCCTGATAACGAAGGCGCCCTACGGCTATGAGGAAGGGTTCGCCGGGGCGAGGCTGGCCCTGTCCCAGCTGGCGGGCGGTCTGATAACGAAGTGCAACGTTCTGCTGGTCGGCGACGGAACGCTCAACGCGGTCTCCGGGCAGAAGCCCGAGGCGCTGAAGATGCCTTCCAACGCGGACTCGCTGGGCGACCTGCTGGACTTCGAGGCCAAGGTCTACTGCGTGAAGGAGGACCTGAAGGAGAGGGTCGGCGATGTTCCTATCCTAGAAAGCGTCACCGCCATAGACTGGCAAGAGGCCAGGAAGATCATTGCGGACCACGACATGGTGACAACGTTCTGA
- a CDS encoding DsrE family protein: protein MTEKFLIVSTHSEDDPERATIPFVLGLTALSSGLESVILLQIMGVYMAKKGFAKNVVEHSFPPVKELMEQYMEAGGRLLVCNPCMKKRGLEASDLIEGAVVVNAPTIVKEMSEAKNVVSY, encoded by the coding sequence ATGACCGAGAAGTTCCTGATCGTCAGCACCCACTCGGAGGACGACCCGGAGCGGGCCACCATACCCTTTGTGCTCGGACTCACAGCGCTATCATCGGGACTGGAATCGGTCATCCTACTACAGATCATGGGTGTATACATGGCCAAGAAAGGCTTCGCCAAGAACGTGGTGGAACACTCGTTCCCTCCGGTCAAGGAGCTGATGGAGCAATACATGGAGGCCGGAGGAAGGTTGTTGGTGTGCAACCCATGCATGAAGAAGCGGGGTCTGGAGGCTTCGGACCTCATCGAGGGGGCCGTGGTGGTCAACGCGCCCACCATCGTGAAAGAGATGAGCGAGGCCAAGAACGTCGTTAGCTACTGA
- a CDS encoding DsrE/DsrF/DrsH-like family protein — protein sequence MVEKAKRLIIVVSEDKFDKAMMSMMMANTAASMGMEVHVFHTFFGLNLLKKGKVPKLGGMMRLFTGVFVGRMKAVGIENYPAQLAMAIDLGVHIYACSTTMALMRITKEDMVDGVKILGAAGFMDIAADGDISLFIG from the coding sequence ATGGTTGAAAAAGCGAAAAGACTGATAATCGTCGTGTCCGAGGACAAATTCGACAAGGCGATGATGTCGATGATGATGGCAAACACCGCAGCGAGCATGGGCATGGAGGTGCACGTGTTCCACACCTTCTTCGGCCTGAACCTCCTGAAGAAGGGCAAGGTTCCGAAACTGGGGGGCATGATGCGCCTGTTTACCGGAGTTTTCGTGGGAAGGATGAAGGCGGTCGGGATAGAGAACTACCCGGCGCAGCTGGCGATGGCCATAGATCTGGGTGTGCACATCTATGCCTGCAGCACCACGATGGCCCTGATGCGGATCACCAAAGAGGACATGGTCGATGGCGTCAAGATATTGGGAGCGGCCGGTTTCATGGACATTGCTGCTGACGGCGACATTTCGCTGTTCATAGGTTAA